Genomic window (Candidatus Azobacteroides pseudotrichonymphae genomovar. CFP2):
AGGATTAAAATGAAAAAGGGCAAAATTGCTTCTGCCCATTCTCAACTTAAAGAAAAAAACATTGGAATAAAACGTTGCTCTCAAAGATAGATTTTTTTCCGAGATTATCTTAGTGTTAAGGCTTTTTTTCTCTTTTTTTTTACCCTTCTTGACAAGAATCCAAGCTTTTTTGTCAAATAGCTTATTGTCATATTGTCAGTATCCTATAAAACACTGTTCTACGATCTCATTCCTTATTTTTTTACATAGACTATAACAAGTATAGCAATTTATGTGTTTCGTAATTATAAATATCAAGTCTAACTATAAAAACCCTCGAATGTATGAATGTTGTGTATCTAAGAGTAAGTACTTGCCATCAAGACGTAAATAATCAGATGATGGGGATAGAAAAGTACATGGAAGAACATCAAATGACGATTGACCGTGTAATCGAAGAAACTGTTTCAGGCAAAGTAAGAGCAAAAGATAGAAAGCTTGCCTCTGTTATGGACGAACTTAAAAAGGGTGATACCCTAATTGTAAGTGAAGTATCCCGTATTGGACGCAACATGATGGATGTAATTAGTAACATCAATATGCTCTGCAATGAGAAAGGATGCAATTTTATTGCAGTCAAACAGAACTATTATTTCAAGACAAATGATCTCAACAGTAAGGTCATGCTATTTGCACATACGATAGCAGCCGAGATTGAGAGAGATTTAAACTGTGCTAGGACCAGAGAATCTTATTTGAGGGTTAAGGCAGAAAGCAATGGAGATTTTGTTTGGGGGAGACCAAAAGATTCAGGGAAAAAACTGGTAATTAATCCTTATCTATCTATTGACGAGATAGCCAGACAGAACAACGTTCATCGGCGGACTGTTACTCGTTATGTGAGAAGGTACTGCAAGGATCTGTGTTACACGCAAGGTAGTCCATACTTAACACTGGCTCAATGTTAGTTAAAGAGCAAAGAAAAACCGGCAGGAAAAATCCTGTCGGTTCTATTTTTACTCGAAAGAACGTTTATCTTCCTATAATAGGAATCACAAAGATTTCAACAGTAGTTTCATCACTAATCCCTTCTTTGTCAGTTACGCCTTTCTTATAGATAGCGTACATATCATCTCCAAGATCTACTATATAGACTCCTTTGTCTGCTACAGATCTATAACTTACTTGTTTTTTACTAAAAGGTTTTCCAAGAAATGGACATTCACGATAATGATCCCTTTCTTGTTCTTGTTTCACTTCTTCTGTCTGTGCAGGAATAAGTTCAGGTTTTATTTCTTTTTTAGCTGCCTTAGCTCCTACTCCAAAACAGATAGCGGAGAAAAAGATCAAGGTTAATAGTTTTTTTGCTTTCATATTCATAACAATTGTTTTTAGTTTAACTCTTTAGTTTGGTCTCATTCTTTGTCTAGAGACCGGACAATATAAATTTACCTGATTTAGAAATCAAATAAAAATAGATACATTTGCTGTATCTATTCCACTAAAAAACAAAAGGCTGATCCCATTGTTCTCCCCGTTCGCAATTTCGGGGAGTTTTTTTTTGTGATAAACCGTATAAAAACACAAGAGCGACAAGGCAATTACGCCCTACCGCTCCCCATGTATAATAATCAACCGAAAATCTTTTCTTGTTAATTATATCTTGGATATGAACTCAATTGTTTATTCAAATTCACGTATCGTTTTTTCATAATCTTTAGACCGGAGGCTATACCCTATTACATCTTTTAAACTGTGAGTACAAAGAGTGATGTAGTCATAATGGTGGTATTGCTTTACTTCCCCACCAATTACTTTAGCAATCCTTTCCATTTCTTTTAAGCATCCTTCTTGTGTTGGAGCATAATCACTCCATCCTATATGACAGCACCTATTTCCATGATGATAGTAGTCACCAGTATCCTCAAATCTATCAGGAAGACTTATACCATTATTTTTTCCGTAGACCTCATATAAATTAATATGAAAAGTTCCGAAATGGCAAGTGGTGTCTTCTAGCCACTGCCCATCAGGATATGGATAATCACCAAGCCAACCTTCCAATCCATAATTAAGCTGGTATTTGCAATCAATGTCAAATTCCTTCTTTGTTCCATCCTTAAAATACACTGTGCAATGTTCTTTAGAATCCGAAACCCATCTTTTTTTACATGAAGAGACAGACACTGTTACAAACAACAGCACCAGACTATAGAAAAGAAATAATAGTTTTTTCATACTGAGCAGTTGTTAATCGTCATTTTATTTATCGTCATAATGTCCAAATGAGGACTGCCAGCCTTAATATACTCTCTGTGTTCTTTTTTCGCACTTCGAGATAACTCTACAACAAATGCCATCTATCTACATATTCCTTGTCCTTCCATTCCTCCTCTAGCTTCCTCATTTCTTCCTTGTAAGATTCGTCATAGGGTATGAGTTTGCCTTCTCGTTCGTCCTGATCAGCTTCTTCAATCATCCTATCAAGATCTTCCATAGTGTACTCGAGTTTGATATCATCGTCTGAATCAACGTCCATACTTCCGTCAACCTTCTTTGTGTTTTCTTTTACTGTTTCCATAACTTATAAGTATTATTACGCTGATTATTACTACAATATACGCTATAATTTTGTCCATTAATCTTTAGGAGCCAAATACTCACTTATTGTAAGAACGCTCCAGCTATCTTCGCACATTTCTTCTCATTTCTTTTCTGCCTCTATCTCACGTCTTATTCTTTCTCTAAATTCTTCATTATAGATGACACATTTTCCTTCTTCATCATCAAGTCTAGCTTCTTCAATCCATCTCCCAAGCTCTTCCATTGAATATACAAGATTTGAATCATCGTTTGAATTGTTATCTAAATCAACGTGAGCTACCTTCTTTGTATCTTCTTTTATCGTTTCCATAGCTTATTGAAGATTACAATCCAATTATCTATTTTTTTTACTTCCTACATTTTGTCCGTTAATCTTTGGGAGTCAAATATTCCATTATTGTAAGAACGCTCAAGCTCTCTTCGCACGCTTCTTCTTATTCTTCTTGATGGAAGGATTTACTTTACTCAACTGTTCAATTCTTCTCTTAGTAAGTGGATCATTTTGAATAGCTTCCTTACGTGCTAAAATAGCATCGTGTAGGGCCTGTCTATTCTCTCTGATCGTTCTCTTATACTGGCTATATAAATGTGCCGTTACACGTGGATGGGTACCAATCAGTGCAGGAGAAATCACCCCAGATGGTTTCACTGTATATTCATCGAGAGTAAGAGACAGGAAATCCTTAAGACTTACCCTCTTCCCAGACAATAGTGTTTCTTTCATCTCTTCTATGCATTGCTGAAAGACATCTTTCACCACTCTTCGAGAGTAACCAGAAGCTCGTGATGCACTCCTGATGATATCTCCAGCATTCATCTTGACTTTATCCATCTTCTTTTTAGATTAAATTAATTAAGGTTAAAATTTTGAATATACAACTATAACTAACTGCTGTCAGTTGATGCCTTGTTCCATTTTTGTACGATAATTCTTTTTGGTAGACGCTTAAACCATGTTCTCAGCATAGAGAAAGGATTCAAGAACTTTAGTATTTTATCCCCTCTCGCCGTATAATTACGGCATTCATCTATACATGGACAATCGGAACGTTCTAAGTTGCACGATGGGTCCCAGTGTCCATAGCAGGCTTTCATTTCATTGTCTATATTCATCGATAGTATAAATTATATATTAGCCAATTCTTTTTCTGACTCTTTACGTTGTCCTTCCGTGTCTATGATGTTCATATTGGTTTAGGTCAAGTCCTTTAACTTGTTTTTTACCATTTAATGATTAACCAGATCACCAGAATAACGAATACAACAATAATAATCCATTCCAAAAGCATAGCGATTGAGTAGTTAATTTAGGATACAAACAGCTTCTTCTCATATTTTCTTAGCATACGGTCAAACACATGACACTCTGAAGAACGAGAACAAAATGAACAACAACGGCTATCAAAGGCTTCTAGCTTGCAATTCTTTTTCTCTTCCATCATACTCTATACCTTTTTATTTTTTTACAGTTATTTGTCGTTATGATGTACACAGAGAGCTAAAATGGGAACTATCTTTTCCCTTTCCTAAGTCTAATCGGATCAAAGGTGTCCTCTGCATAACTGTATTTATACCTGCATCCTTTTGAGTAGTCTTCATTAAGAAAGAGTTTAAGTTGCCAGGACTTAAAACGAACCTGTTGTTTCGTGTTAGGCGTGATGACTAAGGAATCCCTAAGCTTGTCAAAGTTACATTGACTGATCAACTCATCACGGGATAAGCCTCTATCTTCTTCTATTTCAATAAAATAATCGTTCATCAGCAAAAACGATATGGGGTGACATTCTATTCATTAGGATTTGTCCAAAGATCTGAAATTATTTCGCTTTTTGAAATAGACTTTGATACTTGAGGAAGGGAATGGTTGGTTTAAAAGGATAGATCTAATAACAAAGAAGCGGAAAAGCTATCATAACTTCCCCGCCACCATTGTCTTCAATGAATAAACAAGGAACGAATATAGAAATCTTTAAAACAAAACAAGAAAAGCCAGCAAAACTATGCTGACTTCTCTTGACAATAGCTAAAAAAAATAAATTTGGAAATAATTGCTAGTCCGAAGGTAATAAAAATTATCGTACTTTATTTATCATCATAATGTCCCCATAGATTAGTTACCCTTACTTTGCCTGGTTTTTCTATAAGGTTTAGGCTTTCCAATTCCATATCTTCGAGGGTTAATAGCTAAATCATTTAGCATACGTTTGATTCTATCTAAACAAGATGGATTACTATCTTTTTCATGCCTTGCTAACTCCTCTATAGCATCTGAGGCAATCTCACAATATAAGCTTTCTTACCATTCACATTACTTTTCTCTTTCTCTTGCCTCCATCCTCTCTATCATCTGGTCTATCTCTTCCATCAAGGATTTGTCATCGTAGGGTATGCATTTCCCTTCTCGAGATGCTTGACTGGCTTCTTCTATCGACTGATGAAGCTCTTCCATAGAATACAAGTACGGATCTTCTTTTTCTGTTTCAGTATTTCCTTTCATATCTAAATCAATCGGTAAAAGATTGGGGTCAATATTCAATTGATAATCCTTATCCGTTTTTTTTTCAGTTCTCTCTCTTACTATTTCCATGATCTTGTTACTTCTTAAGTTTATATAGCATGCACTGTTAAAGATAGGTATAATATTCATTACTCTTTTTACAGAAGAAGTGGATTAAAGTAAAACTTTAAGTTACACGGGTAACTTATAAGGTTTAGATACGAATGTTAACAATAGGTGTATTTACTTACAGCCTTTCTATCTATGTAATGATACGTTTTAGTCTGTTTTTATTATCAATAGCTACATTTTGGAATTCTACCAATGAATACATTCTCTTGTATTTGTTATTTTTGATAGATATTTATATTAATCAGACCCATTTGATATTACAAATTATGAGTACATGGAGAGAATGGTTATTATCCTTCATTATGAGAAGAAAACCGATAGAAGCTAAGGTTGTGGAAAAGGTTGATACCAATACTATCGATGACCTTTCTATGTCCCAAGAGAAGGTACATCTTCCTAGCAAATTTATTCAGTCCTATCTACTGTCAGTATCGAAGCACCCTTTCTCTGAAGATGAGAAACATGTTCTATATAGATTGGTCGAATGCTTCCAACTGGATAAGGAAGAACAAAACAAGGATTTTATTCTTAGAAAGAACACTAATGGATACGTAGAGATTATCCTCTCTTTAAAAGAAGGAGAGAATTTTATACAGACAAAAAAGGCTATATATAACTTACAGAAGCGAATGATACAGCATGAAGACGGAGAGCGATTGATACGTTTCCCATTTATTTATTACATGGGAATAGATAAGAATACGAACGATATACACCTTCTCTTACGTCGAGAGATATACGAAGTATTGTTACATCTTCCACATGTGAATCAAAAGAAGGAACTAGAAG
Coding sequences:
- a CDS encoding HU family DNA-binding protein, with the protein product MDKVKMNAGDIIRSASRASGYSRRVVKDVFQQCIEEMKETLLSGKRVSLKDFLSLTLDEYTVKPSGVISPALIGTHPRVTAHLYSQYKRTIRENRQALHDAILARKEAIQNDPLTKRRIEQLSKVNPSIKKNKKKRAKRA
- a CDS encoding recombinase family protein, translating into MNVVYLRVSTCHQDVNNQMMGIEKYMEEHQMTIDRVIEETVSGKVRAKDRKLASVMDELKKGDTLIVSEVSRIGRNMMDVISNINMLCNEKGCNFIAVKQNYYFKTNDLNSKVMLFAHTIAAEIERDLNCARTRESYLRVKAESNGDFVWGRPKDSGKKLVINPYLSIDEIARQNNVHRRTVTRYVRRYCKDLCYTQGSPYLTLAQC